DNA from Streptococcus parasuis:
ATGAAAAAGTGACTATTGTTGGGTATACAGATAATGCCTACTTTGGAGTGGCGCCTGTTGTATATATGGACTTTACGGCATTTGCAGAATTGATGCAGGCTGATAAACAACAAGCTGCAACGAGTAATCTTGCCAGTGCCATTGTCGTTCGTGGAGATGTCGCTTCTCTACCAGATGAGCTGGAAAAAGTTGCCATTGCAGACTTTATTGAAAATCTACCAGGATATAAGGCACAAAATATGACCTTTGGCTTTATGATAGGATTCTTGATTGTCATATCAGCCATTGTTATTGGTATTTTTATCTTTGTTTTGACAACACAGAAATCTCCGATTTTTGGCTTGATGAAAATTCAAGGTCTTTCAAATGGCTATATTTCAGGTTCTGTATTGGCGCAAACCTTCCTACTTGCTGGTGTGGGAACAGTCCTTGGATTGGCTGGGACTTATTTGTCATCCCTTGTCTTGCCAAGTGCTGTTCCATTTGAGAATAACTGGACCTTCTATATTGCAATCGGTTTGGCTCTGGTTGTGTTTGCCCTATTGGGTGCTAGTTTCTCTGTACGTTCTATCTTTAAGGTAGATCCATTACGAAATTTATCTTAGGAGGTTGTTATGAAAACACTTATTTTTGAAAATATTAGTAAGACCTTCCAAGATGGCAGTCAAACCATTACGGCTCTTAAATCAACAAATTTTAGCATTGAAGAAGGCGAATTTGTCGCTATTATCGGACCGTCTGGGTCTGGGAAGTCAACATTTTTGACCTTGGCAGGTGGTTTACAAACACCTACAACGGGTCGTGTTTTAATCAATCAATCGGACTATTCTGATTTACCTGAGAAAAAACGTGCCAAATTGCGCTATAAGGACATAGGTTTTGTCTTGCAGGCTTCCAATTTGATTCCATTTCTAACAGTCGAAAAACAATTAACCTTGGTTGATAAGGTCAATAAGAAAGCTGATCCGAGCAAGCGAAACGAACTCCTATCTGAATTGGGTGTGGACCATCTCAAAAACAAGTTCCCTAAGGATTTGTCAGGCGGAGAACGGCAGCGTGTAGCTATTGCCCGTGCACTTTATAACGATCCAGCCTTGATTCTAGCTGATGAACCGACAGCCAGTCTAGATAGTAATCGCGCTTTTGAAGTGGTTGAGTTATTAGCTAAGGAAGCCAAAGAGCGGAACAAATCCATCATCATGGTAACACATGACCAGCGCATGATTGAAAAATGCGACAAGGTTTACGAGATGAAAGATGGTGTCCTCACTCAAGTTCGGTAAAAAGTGGTATAATAGAAAGAGCGAAAGCTCTTTTTTAGTTTATTGGAGAAAACAATGAAATTAACCCTACACGAAGTCGCTCAGGTCTTGGGCGCAAAAAATGAAATTAGTCTTTATCCCGATACAGCACTCAACAAGGTGGAGTTCGACAGTCGCCTGATTACAGAAGGGGATCTTTTTGTTCCCCTCAAGGGAGCGCGTGACGGTCATGACTTTATTCCTGTGGCTTTTGAAAATGGCTGCGCAGTAACCCTTTCGGAAGTCAGCCTTGATGTTCCTCACATCCTAGTAGATGACTGCTTGGCTGCGCTTCAACAATTAGCGGCCTACTACCTAGAGAAAATAGGGGTAGAAGTCATTGCTGTGACAGGCTCAAACGGTAAAACAACCACCAAGGATATGATTCATGATATCCTTGCAACTACATACAAGACTTACAAAACACAAGGCAACTATAACAACGAAATCGGTCTGCCATACACCGTCCTCCACATGCCTGATGATACAGAAAAACTGGTTTTGGAAATGGGCCAAGACCACTTGGGTGACATTCATCTCCTATCTGAAATTGCCAAACCAAGTCTGTCGGTTATTACTCTATTTGGCGAAGCCCATTTGGAATTTTTCGGCTCACGAGAAGAGATTGCCAAAGGAAAATTACAGATTGCAGATGGAATGACAGCAGGAAGTAAATTGCTGATCCCTGCAGATCCGATTGCGGATAAGCTCTTGCCGAGCCATGTAGACCTCATTCGTTTCGGTGAGCAGGCTGATTTGCAGGTGACTAGTCTGGTCGAGTCAAAAGATAGCCTGACCTTCACCGTCAATTTTATGGACGGCGATATTTTCCTCCCAGTAACGGGTAAGTACAATGCCACTAATGCCATGGTAGCAAGCTACGTAGGTAAGGCTTTGGGTGTGCCAGATGAGGCAATCAAGTCAGCCCTAGCTGGTCTGAACTTGACCCGCAACCGCACCGAGTGGAAGAAGGCAGCAAACGGAGCAGATATTCTCAGCGATGTCTACAATGCCAACCCAACCGCTATGCGTTTGATTTTGGAAACCTTCACTAGCATTCCAGCCAATGAAGGTGGCAAGAAAATAGCCGTTTTGGCAGATATGAAAGAACTGGGGAGCCAGTCCGTCGATCTCCACAATCAGATGATTTTGAGCCTGTCGCCTGATGTGCTAGACACCGTCATTTTCTACGGTCAGGATATTGAAGGTCTGGCCCAGTTGGCTAGTCAGATGTTCCCAATTGGAAAAGTCTATTTCTTTAAGAAAAATGCGGAAGAAGACCAATTTGAAGACCTGGTCAAACAGGTTCAGTTAGTTTTAGGGGCCAATGATCAAATATTGCTCAAGGGTTCTAACTCAATGCAGCTAGCTAAAGTCCTTGATATTTTAGAACATGAGAAATGAGAGTTGATACCTCTCATTTTTTAGTTATCCTTGTCAATTCTTGACAAATTTGATATACTGGTCAGATAGTAGATAGGAGGGACAATATGACAGAATTCTTTACCAATCATATTTCACAAGGCCCTGATTTATCGAGTTTTGAGCAAATGGGCTTCATTCTACTTTTACTATGTTTTCTATTTTTAAGTTTGAAATTCTATCAGAAAAGATGGTTTAGAGGCTTGTTTTACATTCTTCTAGCCATTCAAGTTGTTAGTCTATATACCTGGTATATCGTGCAGTCTATTCCCTTATTTGAAAGTCTTCCCTTTTATCATTGTCGTCTGGCTATTTTGGTTCTTTTGTTTGGAAAACCGGGAGCAATCAAGCGTTATTTTGCTTATTTAGGGCTGTTTGGCTCAGTACTAGCATTTTTACATCCAGTATTTGACCCATACCCTTTTCCTCATCTTACTTTTTTCACCTATGTGGTTGGACATTATGCTTTGGCTGTCAATGCCTTGGTATATTTGCTGGGTGAGCAGTCCTTTGAAAAACTTTCTCTGAAACAGATCCTTTCTTGGACATTGCTGATGAATAGTGTGATTTTTATGGTCAATATATTCACAGGAGGAAACTATGGTTTTCTAAGTCACTTGCCCCTAGTTAATAGCCAGAAAGCTAGTCTGAACTTTTTTGTTGTAAACTTGGGTTTGGTGCTAGCTATTGAAATGACCCAAGTGGCTTTTCTGTCTTATTGGAAGAAACATGAAGTTTTTATCTTACAAGAATGATTTTCCAAGTGTTTGAAAAATTCCAATATTTCCGATATAATAAGAGAGTTGCAGTAGTTGCTCTCTTTTTTTGTACTCTTTTGATTTGGTAGGAAAAAGAAGAAGTCAGCTCTGCTATGGACCAAAGAAAAAGGAATCAATATCATGTCACTACAAGAAGAAATCAAGAAACGTCGCACTTTTGCAATCATCTCTCACCCGGACGCGGGTAAGACTACGATTACAGAGCAGCTGCTCTATTTTGGGGGCGAGATTCGTGAGGCTGGGACGGTCAAGGGGAAAAAGACTGGTAACTTTGCCAAGTCGGACTGGATGGATATTGAGAAGCAACGTGGTATCTCTGTTACCTCATCTGTCATGCAGTTTGACTATGCAGGCAAGCGGGTCAATATCCTAGATACGCCAGGACACGAGGACTTCTCTGAGGATACCTATCGGACCTTGATGGCGGTCGATGCGGCTGTCATGGTGGTGGACTCTGCCAAGGGTATCGAGGCCCAGACCAAAAAGCTTTTTGAGGTTGTGAAACATCGCAATATTCCCGTTTTCACCTTTATCAACAAGTTGGACCGTGACGGTCGTGAGCCACTTGATTTGCTACAGGAGTTGGAAGAAGTTTTGGGTATTGCCAGCTATCCGATGAACTGGCCGATTGGTATGGGGAAATCCTTCGAGGGACTTTATGACCTTCATAACAAGCGCTTGGAACTCTACCGAGGTGATGAGCGATTTGCAAGTTTGGACGAGGGTGACAAGCTCTTTGGTTCTAACCCCTTTTATGCACAAGTTCTAGATGATATTGAACTTTTGGCGGAAGCTGGGAATGAATTTTCAGAACATGCGATTTTGGACGGCGATTTGACACCTGTCTTCTTCGGTTCAGCCCTGACAAACTTTGGTGTGCAGACCTTCCTTGATACCTTCTTGGAATTTGCTCCAGAGCCACATGGACACAAAACGACAACTGGTGATGTCATTGATCCACTCAACAAAGACTTTTCAGGCTTTGTTTTCAAAATCCAAGCTAACATGGACCCTCGTCACCGTGACCGTATCGCCTTTGTCCGTGTGGTTTCAGGCGAATTTGAACGTGGTATGGCGGTTAACCTGCCTCGTACAGGCAAGGGGGCTAAGTTGTCCAATGTGACGCAGTTCATGGCCGAGTCCCGTGAGAATGTGGAAAATGCAGTAGCGGGTGACATTATCGGGGTTTACGATACCGGAACCTACCAGGTAGGCGATACCTTGACCGTAGGCAAGAACAAGTTTGAATTCGAACCGCTACCAACCTTCACCCCGGAAATTTTCATGAAAGTGTCTGCTAAAAATGTCATGAAACAAAAATCTTTCCACAAGGGAATCGAGCAACTGGTGCAAGAAGGAGCTATCCAGCTCTACCAAAACTACCAGACTGGCGAGTATATGCTGGGGGCCGTAGGTCAGCTCCAGTTTGAAGTTTTCAAACACCGCATGGAAGGTGAGTACAATGCTGAGGTAGTTATGACCCCAATGGGCAAAAAGACTGTCCGTTGGATCAAGCCAGAAGACCTGGATGAACGCATGTCATCAAGCCGCAACATCCTAGCCAAGGACCGCTTTGACCAACCAGTCTTCCTCTTTGAAAACGACTTCGCCCTCCGCTGGTTTGCTGACAAATATCCTGATGTGGAGTTGGAAGAGAAGATGTAACAACAGTCCGGGGGACTGTTGTTAGTTGGAGATGAGAGCCGACGGGAGTCGGCTTACCAATGCCTAAGGTTCAGTGGAGTGAAACAGTTCGGGGATACGAATAGTCCAGTGGACTATTCGTACCTGAGCCTAAAAATAAGGGGGCGAAGTATTTCAGCTGGTCACCTTAAAACGAAAAAGTGACCATAGAAACCCGAGCCTAGATATAGGGAAGCGAGGTTAAGGCTGGAGATGAGAGCCGACAGCAGTCGGCTTACCTAATTTCGAACTTTCGCGTTTATATAGAACTAGTTTACTATATATGATGGCAAAAACTTCCTAGAGGTTTTTGCTTTTTTTATTACCAGTTTTTAGGTAAAATAGATAAAAATCAACAAAGGAGTCAAATAATGGGACTATTTTCAGGTTTGCTTGGTAATGCTTCGCAATTAAATAATGACAAAATTGAGCAGGAATTAGAACATGTATTGTTGGACAATGAACAGGTTGAGATGGCTTTCAGCTTGGTTCGTTACTTGATTGTGTTTACGGAATATCGTTTAATTTTGGTGGATAAACAAGGAGTGACTGGGAAGAAAGTATCCTATAAGTCTATTCCTTATCGCTCTATTTCGCGCTTTACAGTAGAAACATCAGGACATTTTGATTTGGATGCCGAGCTCAAAATTTGGATTTCTTCGGCTACAGAACCTGCTGAAATTCTTCAATTTAAGAGTGATAAGAGTGTGATTGCCATTCAAAAAGCTTTGGCTACCGCAGTTTTAGTAAAATAAAGAACACTCAAAAATGTAAGAGATAACTTTTAGTTTTTGAGAATTGTGGATATTCAAAAAATTTACCAAGATAAAGTGTAAAAAGCAGAGATTGGAAATCTGCTTTTTTTCATGAAAACGTATTATTTTTATTTTCAAAGTATTTACTAACGATTATTCCTAGATTGTGTTATACTAGGTAAGTTGCAAGTCTGATACTGGTTAGTTCGCTGCCAGTGGAAATAATTGTTACAAATAACGTGAGATAAGGTAGCTTCGCACTGCCTTTTAGAAAAGAGAAAACATTGAAATTTACCGAATTAAACTTATCCGAAGATATTTTACTTGCTGTTGAGAGAGCAGGTTTCGAAACGCCATCACCAATCCAAGAGCAAACGATTCCGCTTGCTTTGGAGGGAAAAGATGTGATTGGTCAAGCCCAGACAGGTACGGGAAAAACGGCAGCCTTTGGGCTGCCGACTCTAAATAAAATCGACACAAGTAATCCAACTGTTCAAGCTTTAGTTATTGCTCCTACGCGGGAATTGGCAGTTCAAAGTCAGGAAGAGTTATTCAAATTTGGTCGTGATAAAGGCGTAAAAGTTCGCTCGGTTTACGGTGGTTCTAGTATTGAAAAGCAAATAAAGGCTCTTCGATCAGGTGCCCACATAGTTGTCGGTACACCAGGACGTCTATTAGATTTAATTAAACGTAAAGCTTTACGTTTGGATGGAGTTGAAACTCTTATTCTTGATGAAGCTGACGAAATGCTCAACATGGGTTTCTTAGATGATATTGAAGCAATCATCGAACGTGTACCTGTGAGTCGCCAAACACTTCTATTTTCTGCAACTATGCCTGAACCAATTAAGCGCATTGGTGTCAAGTTCATGAAAGAACCTGAGCACGTTAAGATTGCAGCCAAGGAATTGACCAATGTCAACGTTGAACAGTACTTTATTCGTGTTAAAGAGCATGAAAAGTTTGATACGATGACACGTTTGATGGACGTTGACCAGCCAGAATTGTCTATCGTCTTCGGTCGTACTAAGCGCCGTGTTGATGAATTGACTCGTGGTTTGAAACTGCGTGGCTTCCGTGCTGAAGGTATTCATGGTGATTTGGACCAGAATAAACGTCTCCGTG
Protein-coding regions in this window:
- a CDS encoding ABC transporter permease, translating into MFLAIEEMRQNKLRYGLILGLLILISYLVFFLTGLAYGLMQENRTAVDKWQADYVLLNSESNRLITASKIDIALLNQVDASDKALIRQQAGVAYVDENATSDEKEKVNIFAVESDSFIVPNIVEGRLYEKTGEVLVDKTLSEVEGFGLGDQIYLSGSDEKVTIVGYTDNAYFGVAPVVYMDFTAFAELMQADKQQAATSNLASAIVVRGDVASLPDELEKVAIADFIENLPGYKAQNMTFGFMIGFLIVISAIVIGIFIFVLTTQKSPIFGLMKIQGLSNGYISGSVLAQTFLLAGVGTVLGLAGTYLSSLVLPSAVPFENNWTFYIAIGLALVVFALLGASFSVRSIFKVDPLRNLS
- a CDS encoding ABC transporter ATP-binding protein; translation: MKTLIFENISKTFQDGSQTITALKSTNFSIEEGEFVAIIGPSGSGKSTFLTLAGGLQTPTTGRVLINQSDYSDLPEKKRAKLRYKDIGFVLQASNLIPFLTVEKQLTLVDKVNKKADPSKRNELLSELGVDHLKNKFPKDLSGGERQRVAIARALYNDPALILADEPTASLDSNRAFEVVELLAKEAKERNKSIIMVTHDQRMIEKCDKVYEMKDGVLTQVR
- a CDS encoding UDP-N-acetylmuramoyl-tripeptide--D-alanyl-D-alanine ligase, translated to MKLTLHEVAQVLGAKNEISLYPDTALNKVEFDSRLITEGDLFVPLKGARDGHDFIPVAFENGCAVTLSEVSLDVPHILVDDCLAALQQLAAYYLEKIGVEVIAVTGSNGKTTTKDMIHDILATTYKTYKTQGNYNNEIGLPYTVLHMPDDTEKLVLEMGQDHLGDIHLLSEIAKPSLSVITLFGEAHLEFFGSREEIAKGKLQIADGMTAGSKLLIPADPIADKLLPSHVDLIRFGEQADLQVTSLVESKDSLTFTVNFMDGDIFLPVTGKYNATNAMVASYVGKALGVPDEAIKSALAGLNLTRNRTEWKKAANGADILSDVYNANPTAMRLILETFTSIPANEGGKKIAVLADMKELGSQSVDLHNQMILSLSPDVLDTVIFYGQDIEGLAQLASQMFPIGKVYFFKKNAEEDQFEDLVKQVQLVLGANDQILLKGSNSMQLAKVLDILEHEK
- a CDS encoding TIGR02206 family membrane protein, producing the protein MTEFFTNHISQGPDLSSFEQMGFILLLLCFLFLSLKFYQKRWFRGLFYILLAIQVVSLYTWYIVQSIPLFESLPFYHCRLAILVLLFGKPGAIKRYFAYLGLFGSVLAFLHPVFDPYPFPHLTFFTYVVGHYALAVNALVYLLGEQSFEKLSLKQILSWTLLMNSVIFMVNIFTGGNYGFLSHLPLVNSQKASLNFFVVNLGLVLAIEMTQVAFLSYWKKHEVFILQE
- a CDS encoding peptide chain release factor 3, with amino-acid sequence MSLQEEIKKRRTFAIISHPDAGKTTITEQLLYFGGEIREAGTVKGKKTGNFAKSDWMDIEKQRGISVTSSVMQFDYAGKRVNILDTPGHEDFSEDTYRTLMAVDAAVMVVDSAKGIEAQTKKLFEVVKHRNIPVFTFINKLDRDGREPLDLLQELEEVLGIASYPMNWPIGMGKSFEGLYDLHNKRLELYRGDERFASLDEGDKLFGSNPFYAQVLDDIELLAEAGNEFSEHAILDGDLTPVFFGSALTNFGVQTFLDTFLEFAPEPHGHKTTTGDVIDPLNKDFSGFVFKIQANMDPRHRDRIAFVRVVSGEFERGMAVNLPRTGKGAKLSNVTQFMAESRENVENAVAGDIIGVYDTGTYQVGDTLTVGKNKFEFEPLPTFTPEIFMKVSAKNVMKQKSFHKGIEQLVQEGAIQLYQNYQTGEYMLGAVGQLQFEVFKHRMEGEYNAEVVMTPMGKKTVRWIKPEDLDERMSSSRNILAKDRFDQPVFLFENDFALRWFADKYPDVELEEKM
- a CDS encoding PH domain-containing protein, with amino-acid sequence MGLFSGLLGNASQLNNDKIEQELEHVLLDNEQVEMAFSLVRYLIVFTEYRLILVDKQGVTGKKVSYKSIPYRSISRFTVETSGHFDLDAELKIWISSATEPAEILQFKSDKSVIAIQKALATAVLVK
- a CDS encoding DEAD/DEAH box helicase, with translation MKFTELNLSEDILLAVERAGFETPSPIQEQTIPLALEGKDVIGQAQTGTGKTAAFGLPTLNKIDTSNPTVQALVIAPTRELAVQSQEELFKFGRDKGVKVRSVYGGSSIEKQIKALRSGAHIVVGTPGRLLDLIKRKALRLDGVETLILDEADEMLNMGFLDDIEAIIERVPVSRQTLLFSATMPEPIKRIGVKFMKEPEHVKIAAKELTNVNVEQYFIRVKEHEKFDTMTRLMDVDQPELSIVFGRTKRRVDELTRGLKLRGFRAEGIHGDLDQNKRLRVIRDFKNDQIDVLVATDVAARGLDISGVTHVYNYDIPQDPESYVHRIGRTGRAGQSGQSITFVSPNEMGYLAIIEDLTKKRMKGLKPATAQEAFEAKKKIALKKIERDMADDTIRSNFDKFKKDAIQLAAEFTPEELALYVLTLTVQDPESLPEVEIAREKPLPFKFGPGQAKGKGGRGGRDRDRGGRRDGDRNRDRGGRRGDRTDRDRRDDKFKRDNRRQDNKKPHQRTSSEKKTGFVIRNKGER